Proteins encoded in a region of the Nicotiana tomentosiformis chromosome 9, ASM39032v3, whole genome shotgun sequence genome:
- the LOC138899047 gene encoding uncharacterized protein: MEVIKEWKEIATKSIERLEYLEQGILELERKIRKRLWDCQGMNEDEGGKLANAYLLLDMRDLGNMIDGVKRAKHEEGPSRTKFNTENAPDVFYIQNLKKKPIETFREYATCWRSEAAKVRLALEEEQMNKFFVRAQDPQYYERLMVIENHKFSDIIKLGEGIEEGIKSGMVTNFEALQATHKASQSGAQLYERLKAAGYITPIPTVAVENPSQWINPNKTYAYHSSIKGHTIEKCRMLKDKIQTLIDTKVIQAKEATPNIHNNPLPDHRGEGVNVIETDEEWDQEGSIRLIREGDTPKLSLVTLTPVVVQTQEPFDVEVAIPFIVMVAPTPSYEPDAILWDYVAEARKKGKAKMEETDAAQDAYKNALIKVLSEAYVPAGITNGEMANIVGQVLGSHKITFHEDDLPPAGLSQNKALHITVKFEDKFIARVLIDGGSSLKICPLTTLKRLGKCLHEIRMGSMNMKAFDGSQRATIGEINLDLQMGMTWFDVGFQLLDISATYNQLLGRPWIHAARAVASTLHQVVKFEWNHQEVFIHGDRSNPIFTNQTIPVIENRRKLGRETYHRIEWVNTIEKDQWWSKKIESILLWTGY, translated from the exons ATGGAGGTGATAAAGGAATGGAaagagattgccactaagtcaatAGAGAGGTTAGAATACTTGGAGCAAGGGATATTGGAGCTAGAACGGAAGATAAGAAAGAGactttgggattgtcaaggcatgaaCGAAGATGAAGGAGGAAAGCTGGCAAATGCTTACTTATTACTGGACATGCGCGATCTGGGAAatatgattgatggggtcaagagagccaagcatgaAGAAGGTCCTTCAAGGACCAA gttcaacacagagaATGCGCCAGACGTTTTCTAtatccaaaacctcaagaagaagccgatagaaaccttccgcgagtatgctacttgtTGGAGGTCAGAAGCTGCAAAGGTAAGGctagcacttgaagaagaacaaatgaacaagttctttgttagagctcaagatccgcagtattatgaaaggttgatggtcatcgagaatcacaagttctcagacatcatcaagttgggagaggggatagaagaaggaatcaagagtggGATGGTGACTAATTTCGAGGCGCTGCAAGCCACACATAAAGCCTCGCAATCAGGAG cccaactgtatgagagactaAAGGCTGCTGGTTACATCACCCCTATTCCTACTGTTGCTGTTGAGAATCCTTCCCAGTGGATCAATCCTAACAAAACATATGCCTATCATTCAAGCATAAAGGGTCATACTATTGAAAAGTGCCGCatgttgaaagacaagattcagacgctgatcgacactaaggttatacaagcaaaggaagctACACCGAATATCCACAATAACCCTCTCCCGGATCATAGGGGTGAGGGGGTGAATGTAATAGAAACTGATGAGGAATGGGATCAGGAAGGGTCCATCAgactcattcgagaaggagaCACTCCTAAATTATCTCTGGTCACCCTCAcgccagttgtggtacaaacccaagaACCATTTGACGTCGAGGTAGCTATACCCTTCATTGTAATGGTAGCTCCTACACCATCTTACGAGCCTGATGCCATcctatgggattatgttgcggaagcaagaaaaaagggaaaagccaaaatggaagaaacagatgccgcgcaag ACGCATACAAGAATGCCTTAATAAaagtgttaagtgaagcttatgtacccgccgGCATCACTAatggagagatggctaacataGTCGGACAGGTACTGGGGAGTCATAAaattactttccacgaagatgattTACCGCCAGCAGGGTTGAGTCAAAACAAGGCGTTGCACATCACAGTGAAATTTGAGGACAAGTTCATTgctagggtcctgatagatggaggttcgagccTGAAGATATGCCCACTGACCACTCTAAAAAGATTAGGTAAATGCCTGCACGAGATACGGATGGGAAGCATGAATATGAAGGCGTTCGACGGATCCCAAAGAGCCACTATCggggaaatcaaccttgatctacagatgggtatgacttggtttgatgttgggtTCCAATtgctagatatatctgctacttacaaccaattgttgggacgaccatggatacatgcagctAGGGCAGTGGCTTCCACTCTACACCAGGttgtgaagttcgagtggaatcatcaaGAGGTGTTCATTCATGGAGACAGAAGCAACCCTATCTTCACCAACCAGACCATTCCAGTCATCGAAAATAGGAGAAAGTTGGGAAGAGAAACATATCACCGCATTGAGTGGGTGAACACAATTGAAAAGGATCAATGGTGGAGCaagaagatagaaagcatattgttgTGGACGGGATATTAA
- the LOC138899048 gene encoding uncharacterized protein encodes MPMGKLAKWQILLSKFDIIYVTQKVVKGKALANRLAENPVDGEYEPLKTYYFPDAEVSFVGEDITEAYDGWRMFFDEATNFKGVGIRAVLVSETGQHYPVSTKLRFSCTNNMAEYKAYILGLRLAVDINVQELLVIGDSDLLVHQVLGEWAIKNTKILLYVHCVQELIKRFTKIEFKHVPRIQNEFTDALATLSSMIKHLDKNFINPIPIGIHKHPSYCDHVEEEFDGNPWFHDIKEYLEKREYLENSTQSEAHTSKIGQLFLSKRGNSI; translated from the coding sequence atgcctatgggtaagttagcaaagtggcagatattgctaagcaagttcgacatcatctatgtaactcagaaagtAGTCAAGGGGAAAGCATTGGCCAATCGCTTGGCGGAGAATCctgtagacggagaatacgaaccattgaagacGTATTATTTTCCTGACGCGGAGGTgtcatttgtaggagaagatattacTGAAGCATAcgacggttggaggatgttcttcgacgaAGCAACAAACTTCAAGGGAGTGGGCATCAGAGCTGTATTAGTATCAGAAACTGGTCAACATTACCCGGTATCCACAAAACTCAGGTTctcgtgcaccaataatatggcagaatacaaGGCCtacatcttgggactcaggttggccgtTGACATAAACGTTCAAGAGTTactggtaatcggagattctgATCTATTAGTACACCAGgtactaggagaatgggctattaagaacactaaaatattgcTATACGTGCACtgtgtacaagagttgatcaagaggttcacaaagatagaattcaaacatgttccaaggattcagaacGAGTTCACAGATGCATTagctaccttgtcttccatgataaaACAtctagacaagaatttcatcaaccctatcccaataggaattcataagcatcCATCCTATTGTgatcatgttgaagaagagttcgACGGAAACCcatggttccatgacatcaagGAATACTTGGAAAAAAGAGAATACCTAGAGAATTCTACACAGTCAGAAGCGCACACTTCGAAGATTGGCCAGTTATTTCTTTCAAAGCGGGGGAACTCTATATAG